From one Lycium barbarum isolate Lr01 chromosome 6, ASM1917538v2, whole genome shotgun sequence genomic stretch:
- the LOC132600575 gene encoding pentatricopeptide repeat-containing protein At2g27610 — MILRPCLAKIRPWPFLHFKNPLNTHYCSHSYAINLEQNTQIQSTDSSNYPNAHYLFDENPERVFLNNHLLFEYSRNGFNEKALNLFVGIHRNGFLIDGSSLSCILKVSTCLFNVMFGKQVHSLCVKSGYFDNVSVGTSLVDMYMKTENVDEGQKMFDEMEENKNVVTWTSLLSGYSCNKLVDRALQVFCVMLVEGVKANAFTFATVLGVLAEKCAVEKGIQVHTMVIKCGFEAITSVGNSLINMYLKSGMVREATTVFDCMENRNEVSWNGMIAGLVTNGLYSEALKLFHMMRLAGVELTRSIYVTAVKLCTNLKELVFARQLHSRVTKNGFYLDNNIRTALMVSYTKCGETDDAFKLFSIIHTFRNVVSWTAMIGGYMQNNRPEQAANLFCQMKKDGIKPNDFTYSTILAAHPSISLFQVHAEVIKTKYQGSPTVGTALLDAYVKAGNTDEASKVFEEIDEKDIIAWSAMLSGYAQKGDIQGAVRVFRQLAKSGVRPNEFTFSSVINACVTSMASVEQGKQFHGSAIKSGQSNALCVSSALVTMYAKRGNIESANEIFKRQQVRDLVSWNSMISGYAQHGNGRKALKIFEEMRKRNLDMDNITFIGVISACTHAGLLNEGQKYFDMMVNDFHISPKMEIYSCMVDLYSRAGMLDKAMDLVNKMPFPAGAVVWRTLLAASRVHRNIELGKRAAENLISLQPQDSSAYVLLSNLYAATGDWQERAKVRKLMDVRKVKKEIGYSWIEVKNKTYSFMAGDVSHPLSDNIYMKLDELSVRLKDEGYQPDMNYVLHDVEDEHKEAILSRHSERLAIAFGLIATSPGIPIQIVKNLRVCGDCHTVIKLISKIEGREIVVRDSNRFHHFEGGLCSCGDYW; from the exons ATGATTCTAAGACCGTGTTTGGCAAAAATAAGGCCTTGGCCTTTCCTTCATTTCAAGAATCCATTAAACACCCATTATTGTTCTCATTCATACGCCATTAATTTAGAACAAAACACTCAAATTCAATCAACTGATTCTTCAAATTATCCCAATGCACACTACCTGTTCGACGAAAATCCTGAAAGAGTTTTTCTAAACAATCACTTGCTTTTTGAGTATTCTCGAAATGGTTTCAATGAAAAGGCACTGAATTTGTTTGTGGGTATTCATCGTAACGGATTCTTGATTGATGGATCAAGCCTTTCTTGTATATTGAAGGTTTCGACATGTCTGTTTAATGTAATGTTTGGTAAACAAGTGCATAGTCTTTGTGTAAAATCAGGTTATTTTGATAATGTTAGTGTTGGGACATCACTTGTTGATATGTACATGAAAACGGAGAATGTCGATGAAGGTCAGAAAATGTTTGATGAAATGGAGGAAAACAAGAATGTTGTTACTTGGACTTCATTGCTTTCAGGTTATTCGTGTAATAAGCTTGTTGATAGAGCGTTACAAGTGTTTTGTGTAATGTTAGTTGAAGGAGTTAAGGCGAACGCGTTTACTTTCGCGACAGTTCTTGGAGTTTTAGCCGAAAAATGTGCTGTTGAAAAGGGGATTCAAGTGCATACTATGGTTATTAAATGTGGTTTTGAGGCGATAACGTCAGTAGGAAATTCGTTGATTAATATGTATTTGAAGTCAGGGATGGTTAGAGAGGCCACAACTGTGTTTGATTGTATGGAAAATAGGAATGAAGTATCTTGGAATGGCATGATAGCTGGTTTGGTGACTAATGGGCTTTATTCTGAAGCACTTAAGTTGTTCCACATGATGAGACTTGCAG GTGTGGAACTGACGCGATCAATTTATGTTACAGCTGTTAAATTATGTACTAACCTTAAAGAATTGGTTTTTGCAAGACAACTTCACAGTCGGGTTACGAAGAACGGGTTCTATTTAGACAACAATATTAGAACCGCGCTCATGGTCTCTTATACTAAGTGTGGGGAGACAGATGATGCCTTCAAGTTATTCTCTATAATTCATACATTCAGGAATGTGGTTTCTTGGACAGCAATGATTGGAGGGTATATGCAGAATAATAGACCAGAGCAAGCGGCGAATCTCTTTTGCCAAATGAAAAAAGATGGCATAAAACCAAATGATTTCACTTATTCAACTATTCTTGCAGCTCATCCCTCTATTTCGCTCTTCCAAGTACATGCAGAAGTCATAAAAACTAAGTACCAGGGCTCACCTACAGTAGGAACTGCATTGTTAGACGCTTATGTGAAAGCTGGAAATACTGACGAGGCTTCAAAAGTTTTTGAAGAGATCGATGAGAAGGATATTATTGCATGGTCCGCTATGTTATCTGGTTATGCGCAAAAAGGAGACATTCAAGGTGCTGTCAGAGTCTTCCGACAATTAGCCAAAAGTGGGGTCCGGCCAAATGAGTTTACCTTCTCGAGTGTTATTAATGCGTGTGTTACTTCCATGGCATCAGTGGAGCAAGGAAAACAATTTCACGGAAGCGCAATAAAATCAGGTCAAAGTAATGCTTTATGTGTGAGCAGTGCGTTGGTAACTATGTACGCTAAGAGAGGAAACATAGAAAGTGCAAATGAGATTTTCAAGAGACAACAAGTAAGAGACTTAGTTTCATGGAACTCGATGATATCAGGATACGCTCAACATGGTAATGGCAGAAAAGCTCTAAAGATATTCGAGGAAATGCGGAAAAGGAATTTAGATATGGACAATATAACGTTCATTGGAGTTATCTCTGCGTGTACTCATGCAGGACTGCTAAATGAAGGTCAAAAATATTTCGACATGATGGTAAACGACTTTCATATTTCACCAAAAATGGAGATATATTCTTGCATGGTAGACTTGTATAGCCGAGCTGGAATGCTTGATAAAGCCATGGATCTTGTAAATAAAATGCCATTTCCTGCTGGTGCAGTTGTATGGCGTACGCTCCTCGCAGCAAGTCGAGTTCATCGAAATATAGAGCTCGGGAAACGTGCGGCCGAGAATCTTATTTCTCTTCAGCCTCAGGACTCATCTGCATATGTCCTTTTATCCAATCTTTATGCTGCAACTGGAGATTGGCAAGAAAGAGCGAAAGTAAGGAAACTAATGGATGTGAGAAAAGTTAAAAAAGAGATTGGTTATAGTTGGATTGAGGTTAAAAACAAGACCTACTCGTTCATGGCGGGTGATGTTTCACATCCCTTATCTGATAATATATACATGAAACTTGATGAGTTAAGTGTCCGATTGAAGGATGAAGGATATCAACCGGATATGAATTATGTTCTTCATGATGTGGAAGATGAACATAAAGAAGCTATTCTTTCTCGGCATAGTGAAAGGTTAGCTATTGCTTTTGGATTAATTGCCACATCTCCGGGAATTCCCATCCAGATTGTGAAGAATCTCAGAGTCTGTGGTGACTGTCATACTGTTATTAAGTTAATATCAAAGATAGAGGGAAGGGAAATCGTTGTCAGGGACTCAAACAGATTCCATCACTTCGAAGGAGGTCTATGCTCTTGTGGTGATTATTGGTGA